DNA sequence from the Coffea arabica cultivar ET-39 chromosome 11c, Coffea Arabica ET-39 HiFi, whole genome shotgun sequence genome:
TCCTTCACATTATTCCGCAACCAATCTGGTAGTCCAGTCACCTGAGAAGCTATCATGCTTCTTCTAGAGGATTTATCTGAACGGAAAGATCTTACCTCCAATGTATACATCTCAAAATGTTGCTTCCTGGTCGGATAGTTCTTCTTAAACCATTCCTGAACACCATTTTTCTCGTCAGAAATGAAAATTCTACGTTCATATGTTGCAAGAGAATCTTCTAACAAATCTGGAAGGAATCTGATCTTCCTCATTCCATTGTTGGATTTCAGCAGAGTCCGTCTTGGTGGCTCAAGCAAAGCATCTTCTATGCCATTCAGCGCAGCTTTCCTTTCCTCTTGTATAATGCCACAACCTGTTGGCTTTCTTGTGGAATTAGCTAACACATTGCTTAATCCTACTTTCCTCATTGCCACGATTGTTTTCTCAAATGAGCGTAAATACACAACTCGATAATTTGGTTGTTTTTTCAGCATAGTTGAAGGATTGCTGCACAATTGTGTGATCACAATGCCTCCTTTCTTGAGAACGCAATCGACAGCCTTGATTTTGTTGAATCTAAAGCTTACGACAAAATCAAATGTCTCATCTTGAATTAAATTTTTGTCCTCCAAGTTGCTACTTGATTGAATTACCAAATTG
Encoded proteins:
- the LOC113717100 gene encoding uncharacterized protein, with the protein product MDTAQGNGANNGMKVKVSNNVGTLLIVKASDSRVLQIMSKSLLLAIVLLTLPYIGSIVVGPSNAIYGSDMDFNLASFKSLAILFHDLVDEGLLRRGHKGLILGYGIDGLAKDLEFLKDNDNNLVIQSSSNLEDKNLIQDETFDFVVSFRFNKIKAVDCVLKKGGIVITQLCSNPSTMLKKQPNYRVVYLRSFEKTIVAMRKVGLSNVLANSTRKPTGCGIIQEERKAALNGIEDALLEPPRRTLLKSNNGMRKIRFLPDLLEDSLATYERRIFISDEKNGVQEWFKKNYPTRKQHFEMYTLEVRSFRSDKSSRRSMIASQVTGLPDWLRNNVKEEDFVVMKAEAQLVEELMKEKTMCLVDELFLECKNQWQDDEAEQRKSKMTYWQCLALYGSLRDQGVAVHQWWS